DNA sequence from the Tissierella sp. MB52-C2 genome:
TTATCTATTTCGCCTACAATACCTTTATTTATTTCTGAATCGGTTTCTACTACCATGGTAGCAATATCATTTTCTCTAGTTACTTTCATAGTAGCTATATTAATTTCATTAGTAGATAAAATTGAACTAATACGAGATATTACGCCTTTTTGATCTATATATTTAATAAGCATAGTAGGATAATCTCCACTAAATTCTACCTTGTTCCCATTAATATCTGTAATTAATATATTACCTCCACCAATAGATGAACCCATGATATAGATATCTTCTTTATCTTCAAATTTAAATACTATTTTTACAGTATTAGGATGTTGATATCCTAAGTCAGCCTCTATAAATTCAAAGTCTATATTTTTAGATTTTGCAATTTCAAAAGAATTTCTAAGATTTTCATCTGAAGGCTCCATTCCAAGGATACCTGCAACTAATGCTTTGTCGGTACCATGTCCTTCAAAGGTCTTACCAAAAGAACCATGTAAATAAAAAATTACTTTATGAAACTCTTCATCTACAACATCTTTTGCTACTTTAGCTAATCTTGCAGCACCAGCAGTATGGGAGCTTGATGGGCCTATCATAATTGGACCTAGAATATCAAATACTCCGTAATCTTTCATTATACTACCCCCTTATTATTAATCAATTCATTCTATCATTATATACCCAATTCTGCAATAAATTTAACCTCCAAGAGTAATATCCTGAATATTATACCAATCTAATGCACTGTGGAAATGTTCTGCTTTAAAATCAGGCCAATAATCTTCAATTATATAAAAATCTGAATAGACAGATTGTAAAGGTAAAAAACCACTTAATCTTCTTCTACCACCCCATCTTATAATTAAATCCACTCTAGAAATGTCTTTAGATCTAATTGAACTGAAAGGATTAGATTTCTCTCCTTCTTCTGATAGGTATTCTCTTAAATCCCATTGCCAGCCGTAATTTACTAAGAAATTAACTTTAATTCCACCTTTGCCAAATCGTTGTCTTTTAATTGCAAAGGGCATTAGTTCCTTTGGGAACATATCTGAATCTGTATTGCCTAGGACTAATAAATCTGCATTTTCTTTAGATAATATATTTACTGCATCAATACAGGATTTTGTAAAGGCTAACCTTTGAAATTTTGGTCTTTTAGTATTATCTACTGTAAACCCATAGTAAGTAATTTCCTTTATTCCAACTTTTTCACAAAGTTTAAATAATTCTATTCCTGGATCTAATCCCTTATCATAACCTTTCTCCTTAGTCATACCATGTTCTAGTGCCCATCGTCTGTTGCCATCAGGTATTATACCTATATGATTTGGAATTCTCATATCATTACCTCCTAAATTTTCTTAGACTTAGTATTCCATATGTATTAAAAAAGAATACATAAATAGGGCGTAAATAAATATTATGGTAATTATTTTATAAATCAAAACTATAATGTAATAAGGTAATGTAAGCATAAATACATATTACCTAAATTATTAATAAGGAGGAATCATAATGAAAAGGTATCTATCTTTATTATTGGCCATAATAATAATGGCCTCTGTCTTAGTGGGTTGTGGGGGGAAAGAGGTAGCACCAGAGGCGGAGACCGAGGTTGAAGAAGTAGATGAAACGACGGAAAAGCCAGTTAAAGAGGGACCAACGATTTATAGGGTTGCTGCAAGTAAGACAGCCACATTGAACCCTCATATTTATGAAACAACAGCAGAATCAGATACTATGGCTTTTATTTTCGGTAACTTATTAGATTTAATTTATGATGAGGATATTGATAGCTATAAATTTATTGGTAATCATGCAGTAGATGTTCCTACAAAAAATGAAGATGGAACTATATGGAATTTTAAATTAAAAGAAGGACTTAAGTGGGAGGATGGAGACCCTCTTAATGCTAATGACTATGAATATTCTTATAAAATGCTTTTAGATCCAAAGCTGAAAAACATGAGGGGACCTCAAGTTTTTGATGCTGACGTAGTAGTAGTAAATGCTAAGAAGTACTGGGATGGAGAATGTGAGTGGGAAGATGTAGGCATAAGAGCTTTAGATGACTATACACTTGAGGTTACTATTGATTTTCCAGTTCCAGAAATGGATCTTTACTTAGCATTTACAGGTGGTGGAGCTAGTTCACCAGTGCAAGAAAAAATATATGAAGCTGGAATGAATGAAGACAGAACAGAAACTAATTATGGTACATCTATGGAAACCACACCTTCTTCAGGACCATATAAATTTGAAGAGTGGATAAGAGATCAAAATAATATATATGTAAGAAATGAATATTCTCCTATGACAGAAATTTACAATGTAGATAGAATTGAGTCAAGAGTTGTAGAAGATGCTAATACGAGAGTTCAATTATTTGAAAATAACGATATAGATGGTGTAGCCTTATCAGGAGCTAACTATGATAAGTATGCAGAAGACCCGAGATTAGTCTTTTCAAAAACAACATCAGTATGGTCAATGTTTGTGAATATGACATCAGAAACTAAATCATTTTTAAGAGATGTGAATTTTAGAAAGGCCTTATTTTATGCAATGGATAGAAAAGCCATAGCAGAAGACATCTATAAAACAGCAGCACCAGCACCTTATGTTGTCTCAAGTGCTAAAATAGCTGTTCCATCAAAGGGATTAGCATATCGTGATACAGATATTGCGAAGAATATATTACCACAAAATGATGGTTATGATTTAGAAGTGGCAAAAGAGTATTTCGACAAAGCATATGAAGCCTATGGAAAGAAAATGGAATTAGAAATCCAATATTTCGATAACAGTGAAAATATGAAGAGAACAGCAGAATTCTTAGAACAAGAATATGAAAATGCTTTTGGTGCAGAAAGGTTAGATATAGTTCTAAGAGGCGTACCATGGCAAAATGCTTATGACAATATGGAAAATGGAAATTATGATTGTGGATTTGGAGCATGGTCTGGTGGAGTATTTAATCCTTGGTCAAGTATGGAAGTTTATACACAAGGATTTACAAGTAAAATTGATCAATTTAAAAATGATGAATTCGATAAACTTTTCGAAAGAACTGTTAGAGGAGATTTAATATTTAAAGAAGAAGAAAGACTACAAGCATTGGCAGAGATGGAGGAAATGTTATTGGACGCAGTACCTTTTGTACCTATGTATGAACCACTAACAACTTCTATATTTGCAGATAGAGTTCATTTAATTACTGAAGGTAAGTATGTACCTGGAATAGGATTTGCTACACTACAATCTGAATTTGATCCACTGGATTAAAGATAGATTATCAGGCATTATGAATTGAGGTATAAACTACCAAGTATTTATAACGATAAAGATCGTTATAAATACTTGGTACATAATGAAAAATGCTGATAAAACAGTGAAATTTCGTGAAAGGGGCAAAGACAATGTTTAGGTATACTGCTCAAAGATTAACCTTGTTAGTTATTACTTTATTTATGATAATTTCAGTTTCGTTTTTTGTACTACATTCCATGCCAGGAAGCTTTATTACTGATCCCAAAATGCCTAAAGATGTAAAAAAGGCTATTGAAGATAAATATCATTTAAATGATCCAATGATAGTTCAGTATGGATATTTCCTAAAGGATTTTTCAAAATTTGATTTTGGTTTATCTATAGCAATACAACCAAAAGTTCCAGTAAATCAAATATTAGCAACTAAAGTACCAGTATCAATGCAGCTTAATATTTTCTCCTTACTTCTTAGTTTGCCCATTGCTATTGTATTTGGAATCTGGGCGGCTCTTAAGAAAAATAAACTTCCAGATCATATTATTTCTATTATGATAATAGCATTTATAGCTATTCCCTCATTTGTATTTGCATCTTTACTACAGTATTTTATAGCATTTAAACTAGGATGGTTCCCCATAGTCGTTAGTACAGAGAAAGTACTTACCTGGAATAAATTTAAGTCCATTATACTTCCAATATTGGCGCTTTCCTTTGGTTCCATTGCAGGAGTAGCAAGGTATACACGTTCAGAACTATGTGAGGCACTTAATTCTGAATATATGCTTCTTGCAAAGGCAAAAGGCTTAACACAGGTGCAGGCAACTACTAGACATGCCATGAGAAATTCATTTATACCACTTGCCAATATTATAATCCCTATGTTTACTGGGATATTAGGCGGTTCTCTAGTTATAGAAAAGATATTTAGTATTCCAGGTATGGGAAGTGTCATGCTTGATGGAATAAATGCAAAGGATTATCCAGTGGCTATGGGAGTATTATTTTGGTATTCTCTACTAGGATTATTGACTATTTTAATAGTGGACTTGTCCTATGGAATTATAGATCCTCGTATACGTATAGGAGGGAGAAAATAATGAAAGATAATACTGAAAAGAACATAAAAAATAAATTTGAATTTATACAATTAGATGAAACATTAAAGGATGAAAAGTTTGAAGGTGAGGCTATTGGTTTCTTTAAAGATGCCATGATAAGATTTAGAAAAAATAAGGCATCTGTTACATCCTTTGTTATCATATCTTTTTTAGTATTTATGGCTATTTTTGGTCCTATGATGAATGAATATGGCTTCAAAGAGCAAAATTTGAAATTAACTCTTATGCCTGCTAGAATACCTATTATTGAAAAAACAGGAATATTTGATGGAACCAAGGTTATGAATATTTCAAAAGATAATATTGAGGGAAAATATAAAGGTGCAGTACTACAAGTCATCAAAGAATACAAAGTAAGAGATAAAGAGATGGCTACAGTAAAAGTAGATATGTATAAATATAAAGAGGTAAAAGATAAATATTTTTGGTTCGGAACTGATTCTCTGGGCAGAGACCAATGGACCAGATTATGGAGAGGTACAAGAATATCACTGATTATAGCAGTTATAGCTATGTCAGTAAATATCGTTATTGGAGTAGTATATGGAGCCATATCTGGATATTATGGTGGTCTAGTGGACTTGGGGATGCAAAGATTTATTGAAGTATTAAACGGAATTCCTTTTTTAGTAGTTATAATTCTGTTTGTTTTATATTATGGGCCGGGAATTATTCCTATTGCCATGGCTTTATGTCTTACTGGATGGATTGGAATGAGTCGAATGATAAGGGCGCAGTTTTATAAATATAAAGGAATGGAATATGTATTAGCTTCTAGAACTTTAGGAGCAACTGATAGAACCCTTATTTTTAGGCATATACTGCCAAATGCATTTGGTATCATTATTACCATGAGTGCACTTGCAATACCTGGAGCAATATTTCAAGAATCCTTTTTAGCATATATAGGATTAGGAATTCAAGCACCAGAACCATCTATAGGTGTATTGTTAGCAGAAGGACAATTGGTATTATTAGAGTATCCGCATTTAACTATATTTCCCGCATTGGTAATTTCAATTCTGATGATTTCTTTTAACCTATTAGGAAATGGTTTAAGGGATGCTTTTGATCCAACATTAAGAGGGCAAGAATAAGGGGGGGCATAGGATGGATAATGGAAGTAGTATATTAGAAGTTAGGGATCTATATGTGACCTTTAATACATATGCGGGGAAGGTCCATGCAGTTAGAGGTGTTGATTTAAGTCTCAGAAAAGGTGAGACTTTAGCGATAGTTGGGGAATCAGGTTCTGGTAAATCTGTTACTGCAAGAACAATAATGGGGTTATTAGCCAAAAATGCTAATATTGAAGGGGGAGAAATTCTATATAAGGAAAAGGATTTGACAAAGCTTAATGATAGTGAAATGTCAAATATTAGAGGGTCAGAAATTGCAATGATATTCCAAGACCCTATGTCATCTCTAGATCCAGTTATGAAAATAGGAAGACAGATTACAGAAGCATTAAGGATTAAACAGGGAATGCCTAGTGAAGAGGCTAAGAAAAGGGCTCTAGAGCTAATGAAAGCCGTAGGAATTGATGAACCTGAAAAAAGATTTAATCAATATCCATTTCAATTTTCTGGTGGAATGAGACAACGTATAGTTATTGCCATAGCATTGGCATGTGATCCAGATATATTAATATGCGATGAGCCTACTACAGCACTAGATGTTACAGTTCAGGCAAAAATACTTGATTTAATAAAGAATATACAGAAAGAAAGAGATATTGGTGTAATATTTATTACCCATGACTTAGGTGTAGTAGCTAACTTAGCAGACCGTGTTGCTGTAATGTATGGAGGAAAAATAGTTGAATATGGAAATGTAGGGGAGATATTTAAAAATCCGAGAAATCCTTATACCATGGCATTACTTTCTGCCATGCCAGACTTGGAAACAGATTCCTCCTCAGAACTATATGTTATACCAGGTACACCTCCAAATATGCTTTATCCACCAAAGGGTGATGCCTTTGCACCGAGAAATCAATTTGCCATGAGGATTGACTTAGAGGAGCATCCACCTATGTATAAAGTATCTGATTCCCACTATGCAGCCACTTGGCTCCTACATGAAGATGCACCAAAAGTTGATTTAAATAATTATAGAAAGAAAACTACAGATGATTATAGAAAAACTCTAGATAGAACAAATCAAAGGTCAAAAGATGAAAAGCCTATAATAGAAGTTAAAAATTTAAAACAGTATTTTACATCAGGGTTTGGTAGAAGAAAACTTGTAGTAAAGGCTGTTGACGATGTAAGTTTCCATATATATAAGGGGGAAACCTTTGGATTAGTAGGAGAATCAGGATGTGGAAAAACTACTACAGGAAGATCCATTATTAGACTCTATGACCCAACAGAGGGAGAGATTTATTTTAAAGGAAAACTCATATCAAAGAAATCAAGACATAAGGAAATAAAAGAAAATACAAAAGGAATAGCAATGATATTTCAAGACCCTATATCATCATTAAATCCTAGAATGACTGTTAAGGAAATAATAGGAGAAGGTTTAAGAATAAATAAATTATATAATAGTGAGCAGGAAGTGACAAACAAGGTGTATGAGATGCTTGAGACTGTAGGTCTCACTAAAGAACACGCAAATAGATATCCCCATGAGTTCTCTGGTGGACAAAGACAACGTATAGGAGTAGCCAGGGCTTTAATCACAAATCCTGAGCTAGTAATAGCTGATGAGCCTATATCGGCTCTAGACGTATCTATACAGGCACAAATTCTTAATTTATTAAACAATATAAAGAAGGAATTAGGTCTTACTGTAATGTTTATAGCCCATAATCTTTCAGTAGTTAAGTATTTCTCAGATAGAATAGGAGTAATGTATTATGGGAAATTAGTAGAAATAGCAGATGCAGAAGAATTATATAGAAACCCATTACATCCATATACAAAATCTCTATTATCGGCTATTCCAATACCAGACCCAGATTATGAAAAAAATAGGAAACATATATATTATGATCCGACAATCCACGACTATAGTATAGAAAAACCTGAAATGGTTGAAATAAAAGAGGGACATTTTATATATGCATCACCTTCTGAAGTAGAAGAATATAGGAAATTTTTATAGATAGAATAGAATTATGAATATATCTAATAGTTTTTAAACTAAAAGAGACATTTATATATCCTAAAATTACCTTGTATGTAAAGAAAAATAAAACTAAAAATACATACGAGGTGATAAAGATGAAAGATAAACAAAGTAAAGATACTATTGATAAAAATCTCTTTAAGGCAATGAGTTATGAATTTGCTGGAGAAATTGGAGTAGTAGATAATGAAGAAATGAAAAATAATGTAGGACTTTCTTCAGATAAAGATGAAAAAAAGTTAAAGGAAAATAAGAAATAATAATTAAGCCATAGAGAAATCTATGGTTTAATTGTTGTAAAAGTTTATGCGAATTGTATTATTTTTATTTTTAGATTGATTGATACTTGGATAAAGAAAAATATCTTAAGTTATATCATAAAGTGCCTGTAAAGATTAAAAATTAACCTTACAGCCATTTTTATTGTGAAATAATACCTTTTTCATTTGACAATTTTTATATAACAAAATACTATATAGATAAAAGAATATAACGAGGTGAAGAACTTGGTTACTAAGGTTTATGAAAATATATATATGATAGAAGTAATACTTCCAGATAATCCTCTTAAGGTATTAAATTCTTATGTAATAAAGGGTGATGATAAATCTTTAATAATAGATACAGGATTCAATAGAAAAGAATGTATGGATTCGCTTTTAGGAGGTTTGAGAGAGCTAGATATCGATATAAAAGATACTGAATTGTTTATTACACATCTTCATGCAGATCACTCGGGAATGGCATCTATATTTAAAGATAAGGGAATTAAGATATATGCCAGTGAAATAGATGGAAAATTAATCAATGAGATGACATCAATGCCTTATTGGGAAAGACTTGAGGAGTTTAAGGTATTGTTTGATTTAGAGAGAGATGGAGTTACATTTAGTGAGCACCCTGGCTATAAATACTGCCTAAAAGAACCAGTTGAATTTACATATATTAGTGAAGGAAAGGGGATACAGTTTGGTAGCTACTTTTTTGAAGTAATAGATATATCAGGTCATACTCCAGGGCATATAGGTTTATATGAAAGAAATCATAAACTATTTTTCTGTGGAGACCATATATTAGATAGAATTACACCTAATATTGGATTCTGGGGATTTGAAGAAAATATTTTAGCAGTATATTTTAATAGTTTAGCCAAGATATACTCCTATGATATAGACTATTTATTTCCATCCCATAGAAATATAATTAGAGACCATACTAGACGAATTACTGAATTATTAGCTCATCATAAGGAAAGGCTCAATGAAATAATCAATATATTGAAAAATGGTGAATCCACCGTAAGAGATATAGCTAAAAGAATGGAATGGAATATACGAGCTAATTCTTGGGAGGAGTTTCCTATTCCTCAAAAATGGTTTGCAACAGGAGAGGCAATGGCTCACTTGGAATATTTATATTGTACTGGAAAACTTCATAAGGAATTAAGGGAAGGGAAATTAATTTATAAATTAAAATAAAGTTCTTTGGGTATTATATAGAAGAAAAAGAAATTAGAGGGGGATGGATATATGTTAAACTTTAATTACAATATACCTACTAGAGTCTTCTTTGGAGAAGGGAAAATAGAGGTACTAGGAAAGCAGATTAAAAAATATGGTTCTAGAGTGCTTTTGACTTATGGGGGAGGAAGTATCAAAAAAATTGGGCTATATGATAAGGTAGTTAATATATTAGAACAAAATAATATTCCTTACTTTGAACTATCAGGTATAGAGCCAAATCCAAGGGTTGAGTCTGTAATTGAAGGTGTTAAAATATGTAGAGAAAATAATATTGACTTTATACTGGCTGTAGGCGGAGGCAGTACAATAGATTGCTCCAAAGTCATAGGGGCTGCATATTATTATGATGGAAATCCATGGGATTTAGTTATAGGTAAATCCAAGGTTGAAAATGTATTACCTATAGGCACTATATTGACACTATCTGCCACTGGTTCAGAAATGGATGCAGGTGCAGTTATAACAAATATGGAAACAAATCAAAAATATGGTGTAGGACACCCTGGAATGTTTCCTAAATTTTCAATTTTAGACCCTACCTATACTTATACAGTATCAAAATATCAAACTGCTTCAGGTGTAGCTGATATTATGAGTCATACCCTTGAAGAATATTTCAGTAATATTAAAGGAGCATATCTTCAAGATAGATTAGCAGAAGGAATCTTAAAAACTTGTATAAAATATGGTAGAACTGCCATAGATGAGCCAACAAATTATGAAGCAAGGGCAAACCTTATGTGGGCTTCTTCTTTAGCTATCAATGGATTAATAGGATATGGAAAAGACTCAGCTTGGACAGTTCATCCATTGGAGCATGAATTATCTGCATATTACGATATTACCCATGGAGTAGGATTAGCCATACTTACACCTCATTGGATGGAACATGTACTAGACCAAGATAATTTATGGAAGTTTGTGGAATATGGGGTGAATGTATGGGATATAGATAGAAATCTTGATGATATGGAAATAGCTAAAAAATCAATAGAAAAAACCAGTGAATTCTTTAAATCCTTAGATATACCTATGACACTTAAGGAAGTTGGCATAGGAGAAGAAAAACTTGAAATAATGGCTAAGGCTTTAATGGAATATGCAGAAGGTTCTGTAGGTAATTTTAAACCTCTAGAATATGAAGATGTATTAAGTATATATAAGAAATCACTATAACAAATAGTTTATGGTTAGGGGGTGATAAATGTGATTTTAACCGTAGATTTAAATCCTGCCATAGAAAAAAGATATATTGTGGATAATATTTCCATAGGAGATAATATTAAAGCTAATTCTTTTACTTATAATCTATCTGGTAAAGGAATAAAAGTGGCTAGGCTATTAAATATTTTCAATGAAAATTCATTTATTACTGGGTTTTTAGGAGGTATAAATGGAGAATACTTCCATACAAAGTTAAAAGATGCAGGTATACCTCATGAATTTGTTGGTATTAAAGAAGATATTAGAACTATTGTTAAACTAAAAGATATATCGGAAAATTATATTAATATAATGGAAGAAGCTCCTAGAATCACTAGGGAAGAATTGGTTAAGTTCTATAATCTATCTTCTAGATTAATGGAAAATATGGACATTATATGTGGATTAGGATCAACATTTCATCCAAGTGTACCAAAAGATATTTACTTTGATTTAATAACACTAGCCAACAAAAAAAGAAAAAAATTTATTTTAGATGGAACAGAAGATAAAATAAAGTATGGAATAGATGCTTCACCTTATATGGTAGTCCTAAGTAAAAGGGAATTGGAAGGTCTGATGAATGTAACCTTAGATTTTGAAAATCAAATCATTAAATCAGGACAGTACATTCTTGACAGGGGAGTAGGTTTTGTAATCATTGATTTACAAGAGAAAGGCAGCATAGTCTTAGGGCAGGACAAGGGCTACAGAGTTGAAATTCCTCATTATGATGGTAATCTAGGTAATGACCATAGTGGTATGATAGCAGGATTTGCCCTTGGAATAGATAGAAATTATGACTTGGAAATGACAATGAAATTAGGACAAGCCTTTAGTATAGTGACTAATATAGATCCTGATCTGGAAGCCACTGAAATAAGTGATATAAAAAGAATTATGGGACAAATAGACATATATTCAATCAATTATTAATTATATATAGAATACTCCTTTTTTAAAGCCATATATATTTATTATAATGCTTTAAGAAAGGATTTTTTTTGTGAAAATTCATATGGAAAGTATAAAAATACTGATAAATATATTGAAGGAAGATAA
Encoded proteins:
- a CDS encoding dipeptide ABC transporter ATP-binding protein — encoded protein: MDNGSSILEVRDLYVTFNTYAGKVHAVRGVDLSLRKGETLAIVGESGSGKSVTARTIMGLLAKNANIEGGEILYKEKDLTKLNDSEMSNIRGSEIAMIFQDPMSSLDPVMKIGRQITEALRIKQGMPSEEAKKRALELMKAVGIDEPEKRFNQYPFQFSGGMRQRIVIAIALACDPDILICDEPTTALDVTVQAKILDLIKNIQKERDIGVIFITHDLGVVANLADRVAVMYGGKIVEYGNVGEIFKNPRNPYTMALLSAMPDLETDSSSELYVIPGTPPNMLYPPKGDAFAPRNQFAMRIDLEEHPPMYKVSDSHYAATWLLHEDAPKVDLNNYRKKTTDDYRKTLDRTNQRSKDEKPIIEVKNLKQYFTSGFGRRKLVVKAVDDVSFHIYKGETFGLVGESGCGKTTTGRSIIRLYDPTEGEIYFKGKLISKKSRHKEIKENTKGIAMIFQDPISSLNPRMTVKEIIGEGLRINKLYNSEQEVTNKVYEMLETVGLTKEHANRYPHEFSGGQRQRIGVARALITNPELVIADEPISALDVSIQAQILNLLNNIKKELGLTVMFIAHNLSVVKYFSDRIGVMYYGKLVEIADAEELYRNPLHPYTKSLLSAIPIPDPDYEKNRKHIYYDPTIHDYSIEKPEMVEIKEGHFIYASPSEVEEYRKFL
- a CDS encoding MBL fold metallo-hydrolase, with translation MVTKVYENIYMIEVILPDNPLKVLNSYVIKGDDKSLIIDTGFNRKECMDSLLGGLRELDIDIKDTELFITHLHADHSGMASIFKDKGIKIYASEIDGKLINEMTSMPYWERLEEFKVLFDLERDGVTFSEHPGYKYCLKEPVEFTYISEGKGIQFGSYFFEVIDISGHTPGHIGLYERNHKLFFCGDHILDRITPNIGFWGFEENILAVYFNSLAKIYSYDIDYLFPSHRNIIRDHTRRITELLAHHKERLNEIINILKNGESTVRDIAKRMEWNIRANSWEEFPIPQKWFATGEAMAHLEYLYCTGKLHKELREGKLIYKLK
- a CDS encoding ABC transporter permease gives rise to the protein MKDNTEKNIKNKFEFIQLDETLKDEKFEGEAIGFFKDAMIRFRKNKASVTSFVIISFLVFMAIFGPMMNEYGFKEQNLKLTLMPARIPIIEKTGIFDGTKVMNISKDNIEGKYKGAVLQVIKEYKVRDKEMATVKVDMYKYKEVKDKYFWFGTDSLGRDQWTRLWRGTRISLIIAVIAMSVNIVIGVVYGAISGYYGGLVDLGMQRFIEVLNGIPFLVVIILFVLYYGPGIIPIAMALCLTGWIGMSRMIRAQFYKYKGMEYVLASRTLGATDRTLIFRHILPNAFGIIITMSALAIPGAIFQESFLAYIGLGIQAPEPSIGVLLAEGQLVLLEYPHLTIFPALVISILMISFNLLGNGLRDAFDPTLRGQE
- a CDS encoding peptide ABC transporter substrate-binding protein; protein product: MKRYLSLLLAIIIMASVLVGCGGKEVAPEAETEVEEVDETTEKPVKEGPTIYRVAASKTATLNPHIYETTAESDTMAFIFGNLLDLIYDEDIDSYKFIGNHAVDVPTKNEDGTIWNFKLKEGLKWEDGDPLNANDYEYSYKMLLDPKLKNMRGPQVFDADVVVVNAKKYWDGECEWEDVGIRALDDYTLEVTIDFPVPEMDLYLAFTGGGASSPVQEKIYEAGMNEDRTETNYGTSMETTPSSGPYKFEEWIRDQNNIYVRNEYSPMTEIYNVDRIESRVVEDANTRVQLFENNDIDGVALSGANYDKYAEDPRLVFSKTTSVWSMFVNMTSETKSFLRDVNFRKALFYAMDRKAIAEDIYKTAAPAPYVVSSAKIAVPSKGLAYRDTDIAKNILPQNDGYDLEVAKEYFDKAYEAYGKKMELEIQYFDNSENMKRTAEFLEQEYENAFGAERLDIVLRGVPWQNAYDNMENGNYDCGFGAWSGGVFNPWSSMEVYTQGFTSKIDQFKNDEFDKLFERTVRGDLIFKEEERLQALAEMEEMLLDAVPFVPMYEPLTTSIFADRVHLITEGKYVPGIGFATLQSEFDPLD
- a CDS encoding ABC transporter permease is translated as MFRYTAQRLTLLVITLFMIISVSFFVLHSMPGSFITDPKMPKDVKKAIEDKYHLNDPMIVQYGYFLKDFSKFDFGLSIAIQPKVPVNQILATKVPVSMQLNIFSLLLSLPIAIVFGIWAALKKNKLPDHIISIMIIAFIAIPSFVFASLLQYFIAFKLGWFPIVVSTEKVLTWNKFKSIILPILALSFGSIAGVARYTRSELCEALNSEYMLLAKAKGLTQVQATTRHAMRNSFIPLANIIIPMFTGILGGSLVIEKIFSIPGMGSVMLDGINAKDYPVAMGVLFWYSLLGLLTILIVDLSYGIIDPRIRIGGRK
- a CDS encoding PfkB family carbohydrate kinase, yielding MILTVDLNPAIEKRYIVDNISIGDNIKANSFTYNLSGKGIKVARLLNIFNENSFITGFLGGINGEYFHTKLKDAGIPHEFVGIKEDIRTIVKLKDISENYINIMEEAPRITREELVKFYNLSSRLMENMDIICGLGSTFHPSVPKDIYFDLITLANKKRKKFILDGTEDKIKYGIDASPYMVVLSKRELEGLMNVTLDFENQIIKSGQYILDRGVGFVIIDLQEKGSIVLGQDKGYRVEIPHYDGNLGNDHSGMIAGFALGIDRNYDLEMTMKLGQAFSIVTNIDPDLEATEISDIKRIMGQIDIYSINY
- a CDS encoding iron-containing alcohol dehydrogenase; protein product: MLNFNYNIPTRVFFGEGKIEVLGKQIKKYGSRVLLTYGGGSIKKIGLYDKVVNILEQNNIPYFELSGIEPNPRVESVIEGVKICRENNIDFILAVGGGSTIDCSKVIGAAYYYDGNPWDLVIGKSKVENVLPIGTILTLSATGSEMDAGAVITNMETNQKYGVGHPGMFPKFSILDPTYTYTVSKYQTASGVADIMSHTLEEYFSNIKGAYLQDRLAEGILKTCIKYGRTAIDEPTNYEARANLMWASSLAINGLIGYGKDSAWTVHPLEHELSAYYDITHGVGLAILTPHWMEHVLDQDNLWKFVEYGVNVWDIDRNLDDMEIAKKSIEKTSEFFKSLDIPMTLKEVGIGEEKLEIMAKALMEYAEGSVGNFKPLEYEDVLSIYKKSL
- a CDS encoding undecaprenyl diphosphate synthase family protein; this encodes MRIPNHIGIIPDGNRRWALEHGMTKEKGYDKGLDPGIELFKLCEKVGIKEITYYGFTVDNTKRPKFQRLAFTKSCIDAVNILSKENADLLVLGNTDSDMFPKELMPFAIKRQRFGKGGIKVNFLVNYGWQWDLREYLSEEGEKSNPFSSIRSKDISRVDLIIRWGGRRRLSGFLPLQSVYSDFYIIEDYWPDFKAEHFHSALDWYNIQDITLGG
- the sdaAB gene encoding L-serine ammonia-lyase, iron-sulfur-dependent subunit beta; the protein is MKDYGVFDILGPIMIGPSSSHTAGAARLAKVAKDVVDEEFHKVIFYLHGSFGKTFEGHGTDKALVAGILGMEPSDENLRNSFEIAKSKNIDFEFIEADLGYQHPNTVKIVFKFEDKEDIYIMGSSIGGGNILITDINGNKVEFSGDYPTMLIKYIDQKGVISRISSILSTNEINIATMKVTRENDIATMVVETDSEINKGIVGEIDKLEEVIYIKGINPIKR